One window of the Alkalispirillum mobile genome contains the following:
- the guaA gene encoding glutamine-hydrolyzing GMP synthase has product MTQDIHAHRILILDFGSQYTQLIARRVRESGVYCEIYAWDAAEQAVRDFGAAGFILSGGPESMTVDNGPRVPEAVFEAGVPVLGICYGMQAMAGQLGGRVEASEHKEFGYAQVRARGHSNLLRDIEDHASPEGWGLLDVWMSHGDRVAELPEGFKRIASTDSSPIAGIGDDERGYYGVQFHPEVTHTPQGARILSRFVHEICGCPADWTPGNIVDDLVARVRQQVGEDKVLLGLSGGVDSSVVAALLHKAIGDQLTCVFVDNGLLRKNEADQVMATFARHMGVNVIRVDAEDRFLTALKGVDDPERKRKIIGNMFIEVFDEEAARLTDVDWLAQGTIYPDVIESAGSATGKAHVIKSHHNVGGLPEDMKLKLVEPLRELFKDEVRRIGLELGLPADMVYRHPFPGPGLGVRILGEVRKAYADLLREADAIFIEELRAHDLYDQVSQAFAVFLPVKSVGVTGDGRRYEYVIALRAVETIDFMTARWAHLPYEFLDHVSRRIINEIPGISRVAYDISGKPPATIEWE; this is encoded by the coding sequence ATGACTCAGGACATACACGCCCACCGTATTCTTATCCTCGATTTCGGCTCCCAGTACACCCAGTTGATCGCCCGCCGCGTGCGCGAGTCCGGTGTCTACTGCGAGATCTACGCCTGGGACGCAGCGGAGCAGGCGGTACGCGACTTTGGCGCCGCCGGCTTCATCCTTTCCGGCGGCCCGGAGTCCATGACCGTGGACAACGGCCCTCGGGTGCCCGAGGCGGTATTCGAGGCCGGCGTGCCGGTGCTGGGCATCTGTTACGGGATGCAGGCGATGGCCGGTCAGCTGGGTGGCCGGGTGGAGGCCTCCGAGCACAAGGAGTTCGGGTACGCGCAGGTCCGGGCCCGCGGCCACTCCAACCTGCTGCGGGACATTGAGGACCACGCCAGTCCCGAGGGCTGGGGGCTGCTGGACGTCTGGATGAGCCACGGTGACCGGGTCGCCGAGTTGCCCGAGGGCTTCAAGCGCATTGCCAGTACCGACAGCTCGCCCATTGCCGGCATCGGAGACGATGAGCGGGGTTACTACGGGGTACAGTTCCACCCGGAGGTCACCCACACCCCGCAGGGGGCGCGCATTCTCTCCCGGTTCGTCCACGAGATCTGCGGCTGCCCGGCGGACTGGACGCCGGGTAATATCGTTGACGACCTGGTGGCGCGGGTCCGCCAGCAGGTGGGCGAAGACAAAGTGCTGTTGGGGTTGTCCGGCGGGGTGGACTCGTCGGTGGTGGCCGCCCTGCTGCACAAGGCCATCGGCGACCAGCTGACCTGCGTCTTCGTGGACAACGGCCTGCTGCGCAAGAACGAGGCCGATCAGGTGATGGCCACCTTCGCCCGCCACATGGGCGTCAACGTCATCCGGGTCGACGCCGAGGACCGTTTCCTGACCGCGCTCAAGGGCGTGGATGACCCGGAGCGCAAGCGAAAGATCATCGGCAACATGTTCATCGAGGTGTTCGACGAGGAGGCCGCCCGCCTGACCGACGTGGACTGGCTGGCCCAGGGCACCATTTATCCGGACGTGATCGAGTCGGCTGGTTCCGCCACCGGCAAGGCCCATGTCATCAAGTCCCACCACAATGTGGGTGGGCTGCCCGAGGACATGAAGCTGAAACTGGTGGAGCCGCTGCGCGAGCTCTTCAAGGACGAGGTGCGGCGCATCGGCCTGGAGCTCGGCCTGCCGGCGGACATGGTCTACCGCCACCCCTTCCCCGGGCCGGGCCTGGGAGTGCGCATCCTGGGCGAGGTGCGCAAGGCGTACGCGGACCTGCTGCGCGAGGCCGACGCCATCTTCATCGAGGAACTGCGTGCCCACGACCTTTACGACCAGGTCAGCCAGGCCTTTGCCGTCTTCCTGCCGGTGAAGTCCGTGGGTGTCACCGGTGATGGCCGGCGCTACGAGTACGTGATCGCCTTGCGCGCGGTGGAGACCATCGATTTCATGACCGCCCGCTGGGCGCATCTGCCCTACGAGTTCCTTGATCACGTCTCCCGGCGTATTATCAATGAAATCCCCGGGATTTCACGCGTTGCCTATGACATCTCCGGCAAGCCCCCGGCGACCATCGAGTGGGAGTGA